A window from Mangifera indica cultivar Alphonso chromosome 2, CATAS_Mindica_2.1, whole genome shotgun sequence encodes these proteins:
- the LOC123209484 gene encoding uncharacterized protein LOC123209484 isoform X2: MYTFPRASDVYGTNSSSMSLDDPSHFPPVSLPPPHLLDHVTGSTHELDSVMGHSHSSSNSSGYSSYSSPSYGTTSQMQRSISSHSLQKNNNCVHSLLMLLNDHSVETDISPVRRVFSTGDLHRIHTGQQGHRSVSPLVSESCAIIEGMNRACRYSPEEKKERIERYRTKRTRRNFKKKIKENTGRQQATYKRSVCKKRRN; the protein is encoded by the exons ATGTACACTTTTCCACGCGCCTCCGATGTCTATGGCACAAACTCCTCCTCCATGTCACTCGACGACCCGTCGCATTTTCCTCCAGTATCGTTGCCACCACCTCATTTACTCGACCATGTGACTGGTTCTACTCATGAGCTCGACTCGGTGATGGGTCACAGCCACAGCAGCAGCAACTCCAGCGGCTATAGTAGCTATAGCTCTCCCAGCTACGGGACGACGAGTCAGATGCAGAGGAGTATTAGCAGCCACTCGCTTCAGAAGAATAACAACTGTGTTCATTCTCTTTTAATGTTACTAAATGATCACTCTGTGGAAACGGACATCAGTCCAGTTAGAAGGGTTTTCAGCACCGGTGATTTGCAT AGGATTCATACGGGGCAACAAGGTCATAGGTCAGTGAGTCCATTGGTAAGTGAGAGTTGCGCCATCATTGAAGGGATGAACAGAGCCTGTCGATATAGTCCGGAGGAGAAAAAGGAGAGAATTGAGAGATATAGAACCAAGAGAACTCGGAGGAacttcaaaaagaaaatcaag GAAAACACTGGCAGACAGCAGGCCACGTATAAGAGGTCGGTTTGCAAGAAACGAAGAAATTGA
- the LOC123209484 gene encoding two-component response regulator-like APRR9 isoform X1 yields MYTFPRASDVYGTNSSSMSLDDPSHFPPVSLPPPHLLDHVTGSTHELDSVMGHSHSSSNSSGYSSYSSPSYGTTSQMQRSISSHSLQKNNNCVHSLLMLLNDHSVETDISPVRRVFSTGDLHRIHTGQQGHRSVSPLVSESCAIIEGMNRACRYSPEEKKERIERYRTKRTRRNFKKKIKYACRKTLADSRPRIRGRFARNEEIEKDPQAQWSHIRGEQDYEEEENWINYFDSVSSANLF; encoded by the exons ATGTACACTTTTCCACGCGCCTCCGATGTCTATGGCACAAACTCCTCCTCCATGTCACTCGACGACCCGTCGCATTTTCCTCCAGTATCGTTGCCACCACCTCATTTACTCGACCATGTGACTGGTTCTACTCATGAGCTCGACTCGGTGATGGGTCACAGCCACAGCAGCAGCAACTCCAGCGGCTATAGTAGCTATAGCTCTCCCAGCTACGGGACGACGAGTCAGATGCAGAGGAGTATTAGCAGCCACTCGCTTCAGAAGAATAACAACTGTGTTCATTCTCTTTTAATGTTACTAAATGATCACTCTGTGGAAACGGACATCAGTCCAGTTAGAAGGGTTTTCAGCACCGGTGATTTGCAT AGGATTCATACGGGGCAACAAGGTCATAGGTCAGTGAGTCCATTGGTAAGTGAGAGTTGCGCCATCATTGAAGGGATGAACAGAGCCTGTCGATATAGTCCGGAGGAGAAAAAGGAGAGAATTGAGAGATATAGAACCAAGAGAACTCGGAGGAacttcaaaaagaaaatcaag TACGCATGTAGGAAAACACTGGCAGACAGCAGGCCACGTATAAGAGGTCGGTTTGCAAGAAACGAAGAAATTGAGAAGGATCCTCAAGCTCAGTGGAGCCACATCAGGGGGGAGCAAgattatgaagaagaagaaaattggaTCAATTATTTTGATTCAGTTTCATCCGcaaatctattttaa
- the LOC123209259 gene encoding protein GAMETOPHYTE DEFECTIVE 1: MGFFDLNIPYLESPSSNNTAYKAARVKIVIKAMELGYSGIAYNRTIKGVMSDNDRCSISLLSLSSLLKVAPSLSSSVNFHRDLLGVPRASPFRQYTRLTVCADSFAQSQVLNSGNPVLKTYDIVTVRPLNQNAFDHACEKAEVDIISINFAEKVPFRLKQPMVKAAIERGVYFELTYSDLILDLQLRRQTISNAKLLVDWTRGKNLIFSSGAPSVNELRGPYDVANLSSLLGLSVERAKTAVSKNCRTLLTNALRKKHFFKETIRVEAISSGERTESETLPGDWLKWDPISSGEGDLQLDEMAKSFTASSKESKTVKAVDFNSVMSSMPSQGFQVKDLILGTQAVSQSRDINSGKEVLSATETVETSVAADGVCELKTGLNLLPEADQTLLDNAPANNQSFGHEKMKKLGLPSDFTEMVISSEDIGTQTTTSREELNNPDLSYEIFGAENTERYDRHSQYFIPSHEVDAVLSKEIAKCQTLPRCVELDAMSNVDVNLDGVPPCDASEFPAWQNEESKSLGHPDAQLSSQKGSSGEIGMEIDIKALEGASSALNDESLLENLTERENFGDPADDQVASDPSLLQESSIELKVKDGTSALSHATLEELTMEEQQGAVKLRETGDHGLPVDQFRVVESSNAVTIKEDSAVENHMAQDEFTMEDQSHEEQIREPGVGIVADQTCFMDSCNGIRVKDDYSVANYKATEDVKMEENNHGEADSEINCPMLLQGVSGKIRAKPRLCHRALVFPLKRLLSPMPFKKKAHKFKHRIKM; this comes from the exons ATGGGTTTCTTCGACCTTAACATTCCCTACCTCGAATCTCCGTCCTCCAATAACACCGCTTACAAGGCCGCACGTGTCAAAATCGTTATCAAGGCAATGGAGCTCGGTTACTCTGGAATCGCCTACAACCGTACGATCAAGGGCGTCATGTCAGACAACGACCGGTGTTCTatttctctcctctctctctcgTCTCTCCTCAAAGTCGCTCCCTCTCTCTCCTCCTCTGTCAACTTCCACCGTGACCTTCTCGGTGTCCCTCGTGCCTCCCCATTCCGTCAGTACACGCGCCTCACCGTTTGCGCCGATTCGTTCGCTCAGTCTCAGGTGCTGAACTCTGGAAATCCCGTTCTGAAAACCTACGATATCGTCACTGTGCGGCCCTTAAATCAAAACGCGTTTGATCACGCCTGTGAGAAGGCTGAG GTGGATATAATTTCGATTAATTTTGCGGAAAAAGTACCGTTCAGATTGAAGCAGCCAATGGTCAAAGCTGCTATCGAG CGTGGAGTTTACTTCGAACTCACCTACTCTGATCTTATTCTTGATCTTCAATTAAGGAGACAAACGATATCCAATGCTAAG TTACTGGTGGATTGGACTCGAGGAAAGAATCTCATCTTCTCTAGTGGTGCCCCTTCAGTTAATGAACTTAGAGGACCATATGATGTGGCAAATTTATCATCTTTGCTTGGGCTTTCTGTTGAACGAGCTAAAACAGCAGTTTCCAAAAATTGTAG GACTCTTTTAACTAATGCATTGAGGaaaaaacacttcttcaagGAGACTATTCGAGTTGAAGCAATATCATCTGGTGAGCGGACTGAGTCCGAGACTTTGCCTGGGGACTGGCTTAAATGGGATCCTATCTCTAGTGGTGAAGGTGATTTGCAGCTAGATGAAATGGCAAAGTCTTTCACTGCTTCCAGTAAAGAATCAAAAACTGTGAAAGCCGTTGATTTTAATTCAGTTATGAGTAGCATGCCATCACAGGGTTTTCAAGTAAAGGATTTGATCTTAGGAACTCAAGCTGTGTCCCAGTCACGGGATATAAATAGTGGTAAAGAAGTTTTATCTGCTACTGAGACAGTTGAGACGTCAGTTGCAGCTGATGGAGTGTGTGAATTAAAGACAGGGCTTAATCTTCTTCCTGAAGCTGACCAGACTCTATTAGATAATGCTCCAGCAAACAACCAGTCTTTTGGCcatgaaaaaatgaagaagttaGGTTTACCTAGTGATTTCACAGAAATGGTAATCAGTTCTGAGGATATTGGAACTCAAACAACCACCAGTAGGGAAGAATTGAATAATCCAGATTTGTCATATGAAATATTTGGAGCAGAGAATACAGAAAGGTATGATCGACATTCACAATATTTCATCCCTAGTCATGAAGTGGATGCTGTCTTATCAAAAGAAATTGCGAAATGTCAGACCTTGCCTAGATGTGTTGAGCTAGATGCTATGTCTAATGTAGATGTTAATTTAGATGGTGTACCTCCATGTGATGCATCTGAATTTCCTGCTTGGCAAAATGAAGAATCTAAAAGTTTAGGACATCCTGATGCACAATTAAGTTCTCAAAAAGGTTCAAGTGGTGAAATTGGAATGGAGATAGATATAAAAGCTCTAGAAGGTGCATCTTctgcattaaatgatgagtcTTTGCTAGAAAATCTCACTGAAAGAGAAAATTTCGGGGATCCTGCAGATGATCAAGTTGCCTCTGATCCAAGTCTGCTTCAGGAGTCTTCTATTGAGTTAAAAGTTAAAGATGGCACTTCAGCTTTGAGTCATGCCACCCTGGAGGAACTGACAATGGAAGAACAACAGGGTGCAGTTAAACTTAGGGAAACTGGAGACCATGGACTTCCTGTTGATCAATTCCGGGTTGTGGAGTCTTCCAATGCGGTCACAATTAAAGAGGACTCTGCAGTTGAAAATCATATGGCCCAGGATGAGTTCACAATGGAAGATCAAAGTCATGAAGAACAAATCAGGGAACCTGGAGTTGGAATTGTTGCTGATCAAACTTGTTTCATGGATTCTTGTAATGGCATAAGAGTTAAAGATGATTATTCTGTTGCCAATTACAAGGCCACAGAGGATGTGAAGATGGAAGAGAATAATCATGGAGAAGCTGATAGTGAAATTAATTGTCCAATGTTGCTTCAAGGTGTATCAG GGAAAATCAGAGCAAAGCCAAGGCTGTGTCATCGAGCTCTGGTATTTCCTTTGAAGCGATTGTTGAGTCCTATGCCTTTCAAGAAGAAAGCTCACAAATTTAAGCACAGAATCAAGATGTAA
- the LOC123198847 gene encoding chitinase 2-like, translated as MELIKIFIALVILQVIFPCNSATPSAPKNSNLFREYIGAEFKNVRFSDVPINSNVEFHFILSFAIDYDTSSSPSPTDGKFNVFWDSDNLSPSQVSSIKSQHSNVKVAVSLGGDSVGNGHAYFNPSSVDSWVSNAVSSLTSIIQQYNLDGIDIDYEHFDADADTFSECIGRLIKTLKNNGVISFASIAPFDDDQVQSHYMTLWKNYGDLIDYVNFQFYAYDAGTTVSQFMNYFKTQTSNYDGGKVLVSFISDGSGGLSPNDGFFTACSKLRSQNELHGIFVWSADDSKANGFPYEKQSQALLAIPH; from the coding sequence ATGGAgcttatcaaaattttcattgcCCTTGTCATTCTTCAGGTTATTTTTCCCTGCAATTCAGCAACCCCATCAGCCCCTAAGAATTCAAACCTCTTTAGAGAATATATAGGAGCTGAATTTAAAAATGTCAGATTCAGTGATGTTCCTATTAACTCAAACGTTGAATTCCACTTCATTCTGTCTTTTGCCATAGACTATGACACCTCAAGCTCTCCCTCACCCACCGATGGAAAGTTCAACGTTTTCTGGGACTCAGATAATCTTAGCCCTTCACAGGTTTCGTCCATCAAAAGTCAGCATTCAAATGTCAAAGTTGCGGTGAGCCTTGGAGGGGATAGTGTTGGTAATGGCCATGCCTACTTTAACCCTTCCTCAGTTGACTCCTGGGTTTCCAATGCTGTTTCTTCACTCACAAGCATCATACAACAATACAACTTGGACGGAATTGACATTGACTATGAACACTTTGATGCTGATGCTGACACTTTTTCTGAATGCATTGGGCGCCTTATAAAAACTCTCAAGAATAATGGGGTAATCTCATTTGCTTCCATAGCTCCATTCGACGACGACCAGGTTCAGAGCCATTACATGACATTGTGGAAAAACTATGGTGACCTTATAGATTATGTGAACTTCCAATTCTATGCCTATGATGCAGGAACCACAGTATCTCAGTTCATGAATTACTTCAAGACTCAGACCTCAAATTATGATGGTGGTAAGGTCCTGGTAAGCTTTATTAGTGACGGAAGTGGGGGTCTATCACCAAATGATGGGTTCTTTACAGCCTGCAGTAAACTGAGGAGTCAGAATGAACTTCATGGTATTTTTGTTTGGTCTGCAGATGACTCTAAAGCAAATGGTTTCCCCTATGAGAAGCAATCACAAGCACTTTTGGCAATTCCccattag
- the LOC123197372 gene encoding kinesin-like protein KIN-5D, giving the protein MDSTQTQQRRGGLVSLSPSQTPRSSDKSARDLRSNDSTSSKNDKDKGVNVQVIVRCRPLNEDEMRVHTPVVISCHENRREVSAVQIIANKQIDRAFLFDKVFGPTSQQKDLYDVAVSPIVYEVLEGYNCTIFAYGQTGTGKTYTMEGGARKKNGEFPSDAGVIPRAVKQIFDILEAQSAEYSMKVTFLELYNEEISDLLALEETSKFMDDKSKKPIALMEDGKGGVFVRGLEEEIVTTANEIYKILEKGSAKRRTAETLLNKQSSRSHSIFSITIHIKECTPEGEEMIKCGKLNLVDLAGSENISRSGAREGRAREAGEINKSLLTLGRVINALVEHSGHVPYRDSKLTRLLRDSLGGKTKTCIIATISPSIHSLEETLSTLDYAHRAKNIKNKPEINQKMMKSAMIKDLYSEIDRLKQEVYAAREKNGIYIPRDRYLQEEAEKKAMAEKIERMELVSESKDKQVMELQELYNSQQLLTAELSEKLGITEKKLEETEHTLSDLEEKHRQANATIKEKEFLISNLLKSEKALVERAFELRAELENAASDVSNLFSKIERKDKIEEGNRVLIQKFQSQLTQQLEILHKTVAASVTQQEQQLRDMEEDMQSFVSTKAEATGELRGRLGKLKAMCGSGIKALDGIAGELDENSQLTFGDINSEVSKHSHALEDLFKGIASEADALLNDLQSGLHNQEEKLTAFAQQQREAHSRAVENARSVSTITVNFFKTLDMHASNLTQIVEETQTVNDQKLSEFEKKFEECAANEERQLLEKVAELLASSNARKKQLVKMTVHDLQRHASSRTNHLQKEMSTMQDSTCSIKAEWKLHMEKTEMHYLEDTSAVESGKTDLEGVLQNCLRKVSMGAQQWQKAQESLLSLEKSNVASVDSIVRGGMEANQNLRGRFSSAVSTALEDVDLANNNLLTSIDHSLQLDQDASANLNSMIVPCCGDLRELKGGHYHKIVEITENAGKCLLAEYMVDESSCSTPKKRSINLPSIASIEELRTPAFEELLKSFWDAKSAKQANGDIKHIVGAAYEAAQSLRDPRVPLTAIN; this is encoded by the exons ATGGATTCTACACAGACACAGCAGAGAAGAGGAGGTTTGGTGTCATTATCACCATCACAGACCCCGCGTTCAAGTGATAAATCTGCGCGAGATCTCCGATCTAACGATTCCACTTCGagtaaaaatgataaagataaagGTGTAAATGTGCAGGTCATTGTGCGTTGCAG GCCTTTGAATGAGGATGAAATGAGGGTACACACACCCGTGGTAATTTCTTGTCACGAGAATAGACGAGAAGTTTCTGCTGTCCAGATTATTGCGAACAAGCAGATTGATAGAGCTTTTCTGTTTGACAAG GTCTTTGGCCCAACGTCCCAGCAAAAGGACTTGTATGATGTGGCTGTATCACCTATTGTATATGAAGTTCTTGAGGGGTATAACTGCACTATCTTTGCCTACGGTCAGACTGGAACTGGGAAAACATACACAATGGAAGGAGGGGCAAGGAAGAAG AATGGGGAATTTCCAAGTGATGCAGGAGTTATCCCAAGAGCTGTTAAACAAATCTTTGACATACTAGAGGCTCAGAGTGCCGAGTATAGCATGAAAGTTACATTTCTAGAGCTGTATAATGAAGAGATATCTGATCTTTTGGCCTTGGAGGAAACTTCAAAATTTATGGATGATAAATCTAAAAAACCTATAGCTCTTATGGAAGATGGAAAAGGTGGCGTTTTTGTTAGAGGCTTGGAAGAAGAGATTGTGACTACTGCTAATGAAATTTACAAAATCTTAGAAAAAGGTTCGGCAAAAAGGCGTACTGCAGAGACCCTTCTCAACAAACAAAGTAGTCGTTCTCATTCGatattttcaattacaattcaCATAAAGGAGTGTACTCCAGAGGGTGAAGAGATGATCAAGTGTGGAAAGCTTAATCTTGTTGACCTAGCTGGTTCTGAAAATATTTCGCGTTCTGGTGCAAGAGAG GGCAGGGCAAGGGAAGCAGGGGAGATAAATAAAAGCTTGCTCACACTTGGTCGTGTTATAAATGCTCTTGTTGAGCACTCTGGCCATGTCCCTTACAG GGATAGTAAACTAACAAGATTATTGAGAGATTCATTGGGAGGTAAAACAAAGACATGCATCATTGCTACAATATCACCTTCCATCCATTCCTTGGAGGAAACTCTCAGCACTCTAGATTATGCACACCGTGCCAAAAACATCAAGAACAAACCAGAG ATTAATCAGAAGATGATGAAATCTGCAATGATCAAGGATCTGTACTCTGAAATTGACCGGCTGAAACAAG AGGTCTATGCTGCTAGAGAGAAAAACGGTATCTACATACCAAGAGATCGTTATCTTCAGGAAGAAGCTGAGAAGAAG GCAATGGCCGAAAAAATAGAGCGCATGGAACTTGTATCAGAATCTAAGGACAAG CAAGTAATGGAGCTCCAGGAACTCTACAATTCTCAGCAACTTTTGACTGCAGAGCTAAGTGAGAAGCTTGGTATAACTGAG AAAAAACTCGAGGAAACCGAACATACATTGTCTGATCTTGAAGAAAAGCACAGGCAGGCCAATGcaacaattaaagaaaaagaatttctGATATCCAATCTTCTCAAGTCTG aaaaagCACTTGTTGAGCGTGCATTTGAGCTTCGTGCAGAACTGGAAAATGCTGCGTCAGATGTGTCcaatttattttccaaaattg AGCGGAAGGATAAAATCGAAGAAGGGAATAGAGTACTTATTCAAAAATTCCAATCCCAATTAACCCAGCAGCTTGAAATCTTGCACAAGACAGTTGCTGCATCTGTGACTCAACAAGAGCAGCAACTCAGAGATATGGAGGAAGACATGCAGTCATTTGTATCTACCAAGGCTGAG GCTACTGGAGAACTTCGAGGAAGGTTAGGAAAATTAAAGGCTATGTGTGGTTCTGGAATCAAAGCCTTGGATGGTATAGCTGGGGAACTTGATGAGAATTCTCAGTTGACTTTTGGTGATATAAATTCTGAAGTTTCTAAACATTCACATGCGCTTGAAGAT CTCTTCAAGGGAATTGCTTCAGAAGCTGATGCGTTACTGAATGATCTTCAAAGTGGTCTTCACAATCAAGAGGAGAAGCTAACTGCATTTGCACAACAACAGCGTGAG GCTCATTCCAGAGCTGTGGAAAATGCAAGATCAGTTTCTACAATAACAGTCAACTTTTTTAAGACCCTAGACATGCATGCCTCCAATCTAACTCAAATTGTGGAGGAAACACAAACAGTCAATGATCAGAAGCTGTCTGAATTTGAAAAGAAGTTTGAG GAATGTGCTGCCAATGAAGAAAGGCAATTGTTGGAAAAGGTTGCAGAGCTGCTTGCCAGTTCAAATGCTAGGAAGAAACAGCTG GTCAAAATGACAGTGCATGATCTCCAGAGACATGCATCTAGCAGAACCAACCATCTACAGAAAGAAATGTCAACCATGCAAGATTCCACATGTTCCATTAAAGCAGAGTGGAAACTGCATATGGAAAAAACAGAAATGCACTATCTTGAGGATACTTCTGCCGTAGAAAGTGGAAAGACAGACCTGGAAGGGGTTCTTCAAAACTG TTTGAGGAAGGTTTCAATGGGTGCACAACAGTGGCAAAAAGCTCAAGAATCCTTGCTCAGTCTGGAAAAGAGTAATGTTGCTTCTGTAGATTCCATTGTTAG AGGAGGGATGGAAGCCAATCAGAATTTACGTGGTCGCTTCTCTTCTGCTGTGTCAACTGCTCTTGAAGATGTGGATCTTGCAAACAACAATCTGCTTACATCCATTGACC ATTCATTGCAACTTGACCAAGATGCAAGTGCAAATCTCAATTCCATGATTGTTCCTTGTTGTGGGGATTTGAGAGAATTAAAGGGCGGTCACTACCACAAGATTGTAGAAATTACAGAAAATGCCGGAAAATGTCTTTTGGCTGAATACATG GTGGACGAATCATCTTGTTCAACACCGAAAAAGAGGTCAATCAATCTTCCAAGCATTGCATCAATTGAGGAACTGAGAACTCCCGCATTTGAGGAACTGTTGAAGTCATTCTGGGATGCAAAATCTGCAAAGCAAGCGAATGGGGATATAAAACACATAGTAGGGGCGGCATATGAAGCAGCCCAGTCGTTAAGGGACCCAAGAGTTCCTCTCACTGCTATTAACTAA